Part of the Geoalkalibacter sp. genome, CAGTTTCAGTTGCTTCGCAGAATCTCGATGAGTTGCAACTCGAAATTCAGGGCATTGCCGGCCAGGGGATGGTTGCCGTCCAGGGTCACGCTGTCGGCATTGACCGCGGCCACCCATACGGGGAAGCCTTCCTCGTCATCCTCCTCGTCGCCGCCGAGTTCGAGCATTTCCCCCTCCTGGGGATCCATGCCGGGAGGCAGATCGCCGCGCGGCACTTCAAAAACCATCTCCTCGTTGCGCTCGCCGTAGGCGTCCTTGGGTTCAATGCGCACGGTGCGGGTCTCGCCGGGCTTCATGCCGATGACGGTCTGCTCGATGGCGGGAAACACCTCGCCGCCGCCAATGGTGAACTCCAGAGGTTCGGGTTCGCAGCCGCAGTCCTCGTCATCGTGTCCGCATTCATCCTCGGGGCCGCATCCGCAATCGTCCTCGTAACAGTCCTCGGAGGTTTCAAAGATGGTGCCATCGTCAAGGCGACCGATAAAGTGAAGTCTGACACGGTCGCCGCTTTGGGCCTGGCTCATGGATCAATCCTTTCTTGTTTGGTGGGCAATTCGCGAATGCTAACGCAGGTGGCTTGCCGGGAGCAAGGGAAAGTGCGTCGGCCTTTATCCGACCTGTCTTGTCGGCAGGTAGAGCAGGTAGACGGTCACGCCGAAAGCGATGGCGAAGAGCAGCACCCGCACCCAGGGCAAAGGCACGAGAAGCAGGGCCGAGAGGGAGATGCTCAGCCAGATCAGGCCGATGGCGCTGATCTTGGCGCGCAGGGGAATGCCTTCACCGTCGAGATAATCATTGACCAGCGGGCCCAGGCGCGGGTGATCGAGCAGCCAGCGGTAGAACTTGTCGGAACTGCGCGCGAAGCAGGCTGCCGCCAATAGCAGCAGGGGCACCGTGGGTAAAATCGGCAGAAAGATGCCGAGCACGCCGAGGCCCATGCTGAGCAGACCCAGGGCGAGCAATCCTTTCTTCAGGATTCGGGATCGCAACGGCTCGGATTGGGGAGATGGATTCATTAAGCTCGCCCCGAGAAAAAAAAGAGAAGGGGACGCGGCTTTTGCGGAGGAACGCGGATCAGCCCAAAGCCGTATCCGCCTTGATCCTGATGTTTCCGCGTTGATCGGCGTCCATGGATTGATTTTTTTCCGAAAGTATAAGCGAACCCGCTATCCGCGTCCTTGATTCTTGTCAAAACCCCTAAAAAAACAGCCCCGGCCGCAAGCGCGACCGGGGCTGACGTGGTGGAAGGTTGAAAAATCAGCAGCCGAGCTGCTTGAAGAAGTCGTTGCCCTTGTCATCGACCAGGATGAAGGCGGGGAAGTCGACCACCTCGATCTTCCACACGGCTTCCATGCCCAGTTCCGGATAGTCGATGCACTCGACCTTCTTGATGTTCTCCTCGGCGAGCAGCGCCGCCGGACCGCCGATGGAGCCCAGATAGAAGCCGCCGTGCTTCTTGCAGGCGTCGGTGACCTGCTGGCTGCGGTTGCCCTTGGCGATCATGATGAGCGAGCCGCCGTTGCTCTGCAGCAGATCGACGTAGCTGTCCATGCGCCCGGCGGTGGTGGGACCAAAGGAACCCGAGGGCTTGCCCTTGGGCGTCTTGGCCGGGCCGGCATAGTAGATGGGATGTTTCTTCAGGTAGTCGGGCAGGGGTTTGCCGGCGTCGAGCAGTTCCTTGAACTTGGCATGGGCGATGTCGCGCCCGACGACGATGGTGCCGGTGAGCAGCAGCGGCGTGGCCACGGGGTGCTTGGAGAGTTCAGCGAGAATCGTCGCCATGGGCTGGTTGAGGTCGATCTTGACGCCGTGGTCGTGCTTGCGGCGATAGGCGTCGGGAATCAGGCGGCCGGGGTTGCGGTCGAGTTCCTCGACCCACAGGCCCTGCTTGTTGATCTTGGCCTTGATGTTGCGGTCCGCCGAGCAGGACACGCCCATGCCCACCGGACAGGAAGCGCCGTGGCGCGGCAGGCGCACGACGCGGATGTCGTGGGCGAAGTACTTGCCGCCGAACTGGGCGCCGATGCCGAGTTTCTGGGCGGCCTTGAGGAGTTTTTCCTCGAGTTCCACGTCGCGGAAGGCCTGTCCATGCTCGTTGCCCTTGGTGGGCAGGGAATCATAGTATTTGGTGGAGGCCAGCTTGACGGTCTTGAGGCAGGATTCCGCCGAGGTACCGCCGATGGCAAAGGCGATGTGGTAGGGCGGGCAGGCGGCGGTGCCTAGGGACTTCATCTTCTCGACGAGGAATTTTTCCAGCTTCTCTGGGGTCAGCAGGGCCTTGGTTTCCTGGTAGAGCATGGTTTTGTTGGCGCTGCCGCCGCCCTTGGCGACGAACAGGAATTTGTACTCGTTGCCCTCGGCGGC contains:
- a CDS encoding FKBP-type peptidyl-prolyl cis-trans isomerase, with the translated sequence MSQAQSGDRVRLHFIGRLDDGTIFETSEDCYEDDCGCGPEDECGHDDEDCGCEPEPLEFTIGGGEVFPAIEQTVIGMKPGETRTVRIEPKDAYGERNEEMVFEVPRGDLPPGMDPQEGEMLELGGDEEDDEEGFPVWVAAVNADSVTLDGNHPLAGNALNFELQLIEILRSN
- a CDS encoding fumarate hydratase, with the translated sequence MPDFVYQEPFPLGKDETKYRLLPDSQKYVSVANFDGQEVLKVAPEGLSVLANEAFRDVSFLLRAEHNEQVAKILSDPEASMNDKGVAIAFLRNAEVSAKYELPFCQDTGTATIVGKKGQNVWTGCNDAEMLSKGVFKTYTEENLRYSQTVALDMYEEKNTGTNLPAQIDLYAAEGNEYKFLFVAKGGGSANKTMLYQETKALLTPEKLEKFLVEKMKSLGTAACPPYHIAFAIGGTSAESCLKTVKLASTKYYDSLPTKGNEHGQAFRDVELEEKLLKAAQKLGIGAQFGGKYFAHDIRVVRLPRHGASCPVGMGVSCSADRNIKAKINKQGLWVEELDRNPGRLIPDAYRRKHDHGVKIDLNQPMATILAELSKHPVATPLLLTGTIVVGRDIAHAKFKELLDAGKPLPDYLKKHPIYYAGPAKTPKGKPSGSFGPTTAGRMDSYVDLLQSNGGSLIMIAKGNRSQQVTDACKKHGGFYLGSIGGPAALLAEENIKKVECIDYPELGMEAVWKIEVVDFPAFILVDDKGNDFFKQLGC
- a CDS encoding YbaN family protein, whose translation is MNPSPQSEPLRSRILKKGLLALGLLSMGLGVLGIFLPILPTVPLLLLAAACFARSSDKFYRWLLDHPRLGPLVNDYLDGEGIPLRAKISAIGLIWLSISLSALLLVPLPWVRVLLFAIAFGVTVYLLYLPTRQVG